CAGTGCTCCACACACTCCTCCCCGTGTCACAATCTCTCCACCCCATCTTCCTGGTGCCAGCCCGTTCCCTGCTCCAAACATTTCAACAGAGTAATGATCAGAATGGATCAGGATCCACTGCCAAGGATACACACTGACAGTGTGAGTAAAGGAAACAGAGACTTGAATAAAGGAAGGGAGCAAGGGAACACGGTGGACTCCAAATGATTCCAGGACTCACTTTCAGCCCAACAAAACCACTCTCCGTAGCTAAAGCTGAAGTTGGAAAGGAGGATGTTTAAAATTGATCATCATGTTGTGATATTAGGCTTTATAATGTGTGGCAAAGAATCAGAAGTGAACCCGAACACTGGACAGCCCAGATGCTGTGAAGATATGCGTAGACATAAGCAAAAGTGCGCATGCGTTTGTTGCTTACTGCTACAAAGGCAGCCAGACCTGTTGAGCAGTCCCACCCATACGCTTTCTGCTTTGCACATCTtcgacatttttttaaatgtaaaacttCTAGCAAGGGAACAAGTGAACCAGCTCTCCCCAAGTCAGTCTCATGCTAGTTTCTAACTGCACTGGATTTAAGACATAGCTTGAACactaagtggttctcaaccttccttatgcTGTGACCCTGTATAACAGTTCCTCATTTGGCGACCCTCAACTATAGTTATTCCATTGCTATTTCATGGCTGCAatattgctactgttacaaatcacaGTAGGAATATCTGATCTTCAGGATATCTACTTGACCTCTGTAAGAAGCTCATTCGACACGCAAGggggtcaggacccacaggttgagaactcctGCCTGAGAAGGTAGCGAGTTtgttgtgcagatacattcaagGGCCCAGAACTCATATAAAAGCCTGAGGTGGTAGCATGGACTtgaaatcccagtgctgagggTGTGGTGGTACAGACCCTGGGAACCCATCAGCCTGCCTAGCTAAAACTGGGAGCTGTGAGCCCAaagagattccatctcaaaagTGTTCTGAGGAGTGATAAAGGGAGACGCTTACTGTCAACCTATGTTCTCCAGAGGCATGCGCATGAGTAAGCAACTccatgcacacatggacacacacacacgcacacataaatgcacatataagccaaacatatacatgcatgtacgcacaaacacattcacacatacatgcagacacaaacaattttttaaaattagtctatgtatataatatgtggCAACTTTAAGATTTAGGTCTCTTAGGTCAATAAAATAAGGGTTAGGTCATTTTCTGAACTGTGTCTGTGTGCTACACAACTAGGCTCTAGATCAAGTGACCCCAGACCTACACCCAACCCTCTATTCCTCTATGAGTGGAAGAAACTCAGGAACATTAAGGGGACAGAGGAGGCCATCCAACCCAAATGACAACACTTGAACAACCTCTGAAACACAGGCCAGTTTAATCCTCACCTGGCTCCTGCCTGCctagcagagaaaaaaaattaaaaaaaaaaaaagagaaaagagaagaccaCCACAAATGACCAGTGATCATGCGTCACAATCTATACAAAAGCAAAGTTAACTATCATCATGACGTTCCCATaccgcctcccccacccccccccccccccacacacacccatgtgcaGGAAGTCAGGGAGTGGGCACAATGGAGGATTTTATCATGAAGCAGGAAGAAACTCGTGCATATTTTGAGCCCAAATTGTTCGAATCCATTTTGATCAAGATGTGGGTCTGGAAATTCATCAGTGTTTGGGTGGGTGGATAGCAAAAGGCTGGGGAACGGTCCTCACAGCTGATAACATGATTTGGATAAGGATTCATGAGTGTAACCAGGATCCGACTGGACGTACCCTGTGCTTATCTGTCACGTTACCAGTCACACTCTCGGCGTTTGTATAACTCTGGGAACTTTGCGTCCAGTGGAAGGAGAGCATCCTGAGGGTCTAATGAACACCGCTGGCCTCCAGATGTAGCTGGGAAGTGGGTGGGACCTAGAACCCTTTGGTACCAGTTGGTTGAACTCCTGTtccatctctcccttcttcttccccttcccttctttcttcctctcctctcccctctgctctcctcccttcttctcctcctccctctcctttcttaatTTTTCCTTCCCCCACTTCTGTCTTCTCACTCCCAGCTTCCCCACACTTTCCTCTTTTCTACCCCACTCTGttcccttcctgttctctcttggcctcttcctcttctccctcccccccttcccactgtcttcctctctcctgtTTTCCTTCCATCCCCTTCTCCCAGTCCCCTCTTCCTGATGCTTAGAGTGGCACCCAAGGCCCCCTGTATCCTACCCAAGCACCCACCACTGAGTGCCACCTCTGGTCCCTATTGTTTTCTTCTAAAGGGACAAGATTGAGAAAGGCTTTCTGCCCTCGGATTTCAATTCAACTTGGAAATGTAGTAAAAACACAAAGCAAGAATTTATTGCAGCACttttcaaaaataagtaaatccagCTAGACCCATTGTTTCTAGATCCAACAGCCCAGATGCCTGTTTGTCACCTGTTTAGCTTTTGAGCCACGTGCTCCCTACTCACCCAGATTTTCAAGCCAAGaagggttttaattttttaagcagATCCCATAGACAGGACACCACATGAATACCCAATGAACGGTAAGTAGCTTATGACAAACAAAAAAATGCTTACTTAACCATTTGATTTAAGACAAAAGTAGAAATACTAGGTGGAACAAAGTCTTCTGGAGATATATTCTGAAGCCATAAGACTGGGCAAGAGGAGGCATGGCTAGCAAGCCAGCCTGGTATGCGATTCCAGATACAGGTGACACATTGATCCTAAGGCTTCTttcaacccccaacccccagctttCAGGATCACATTATAAAAATGTGACTCAAAGGTCCTGCCTCACCCTGCCAGTCTGGACACATACCTCCCCCAACCTCAAGAAAGGCACTACTTCATGACGCTTACCGTCTCTTTGGGCCTAAGAAAGGGGCAGCCCACAATGCTAGGATACTCTTAGTTTTGCTTATTGGTCTTTCTggcctctctttcttttgcttactCCTCTCTTATTCAGCTTCCATTCCCATGGTGAGCTAGCCAGTGTAGAACCTCACAGAGTCCCATCTCCCATTTTCCCATGTGGTTGCGATAACAGGTCTTGGCTTGCAGTCTCTCAGAAACCTCTAGTTCCATTATTGCTTTCTACCCCTACTAGGGACAACTTTTTCTCAAACCAGGATTTTCTAAAGAGAAGAGGAATTCGTGCGTGCATCATACCAGGCACAGGCACTCAGTTAGTTGGTAATTGCTTTGTATGCTGTTGCTTTGTTTGAGAGGTCCCTGCCCTCTCCCccaggtttggtggttgtatatgccTAGAATCTCTGCTTTCTGGAGACAGGCAGGaaggtgagtttgagaccagcacaGTTTGCATAAAAAGTTCCATCgaggagagccagggatacatagtgagactctgtcatgAGTGGGAAAGAGAAAGGTGGGGAGGGGGCTCTATAGTCTGGGGACTAGCCACTGGATTTGGACTTAGCATCCTAAACTGTTAGTGTACAAGGAAGCAGGGAGTACCTGATTTCctaaatggagaaactgaggctagcCAAAAGAAATGATGGCTTCAAGGTCAGACAAGGCTCAGGACAGCACTCAGCAATTTTGAATTTTGAGTCAGGATTCTGACTACTCTCCCATGACAGTGGTGACTCCAGGGTTCCTATggcattcattttgttttgtggtaTAAACAGTCTCACAGAACATGGTGGGCAGACGACTGGAGGGATAGATTGGTACTACAGATGACAGATACATAGCTAGGCATTTATGCACATATGACATTCAATGgctaattattttgttgtttgcaCAGACCCCTAATGTCTGGATGCTCTAATATGCATCTCACTGCACCAAGGCAGGACCTGACCTCCCTTTCCTGGATTCAGAGCCTGGTGCCCGCAACCCCTGAAACCAAGTAGATGCAAAAAAAGACTTAGAGTAGAAACATCTGCCACTTGCCCCATTGCCTTCCAGAGGCACATGAAGCTCCCGGAGGGGCACCACGGGTCACAGTTCCACCAAGTGGCAGCTCTCCCATCAGTCCTCACCCTCCTCTTCATTTCTGTTTGTTCCAGACACTgcacagcctaggctggcctacaCATCATGGTAACCCTCCTGCCAGACTTTGCCCAATGAGAGAGGACCGGTGTGCACTACCAGGCCTGACTCACAAAGCTCTTATCCTGAATCCTGGTCTTTTTATACAGACTTGTTCTCATCGGTCCTCCACTTTGGGGGACTCATAATGGAACCCAGTTTGAGATGCCAGGAGATATCATTCTTTTCCCTGAATGTCTCGGGGGGCTTCCCAGGACAGAACTAccagcttcctcctcttcctcttcctcttcctcttcctcttcctcttcctcttcctcttcctcttcctcttcctcttcctcttcctcctcccccccttcccctttctcttcctcctcctcctcctcctctttctgttcctcctcttcctctttctcctcctcctccacctccctttccttctcctcttcttcctcttcttcctcctcttcctccatcttcttttcctcctccctttcctcctcttcctcttcttcctcctcctcttccttttcctccttttcctcctcctccacctccctttccttctcctcttcttcctcctcttcctccatcttcttttcctcctcttcctcttcttcctcctcttcctccatcttcttttcctcctcttcctcttcctcctcccccccttcccctttctcttcctcctcctcctcctcctctttctgttcctcctcttcctctttctcctcctcctccacctccctttccttctcctcttcttcctcttcttcctcctcttcctccatcttcttttcctcctccctttcctcctcttcctcttcttcctcctcctcttccttttcctccttttcctcctcctccacctccctttccttctcctcttcttcctcctcttcctccatcttcttttcctcctcttcctcttcttcctcctcttcctccatcttcttttcctcctcttcctcttcttcctcctccacatccctttccttctcctcttcttcctcctcttcctccatcttcttttcctcctcttcctcttcttcctcctccacatccctttcctcctcttccttttcctcctttttctcctcctcctcctcttcccctccctcccatcttttccttccacctcctcctcctcttccccccccactccctttcctctctctggcCTGCCTCTCAGCACAGCAGAAGCCCACCTTGTGCCTGCCCTCTCCATGGTTCAGGCGTACCTCTCTCCTCCAATAAACTGTTTGCATTCCATCTGGTGAGTGTTTGCTCCGAAGACATTTCCCTGTCAATCTCTCTCGCCACATTAAAAATCTGTCATTACGATTGCGTCGCCGCCTGGCTCCTGAGATTTCTGACTGCTTTATTGCTCTCCTCGTTTTTTCTCTTGCCGGCTACAGCCGAGAAGCAGAAATAAAGGTTTGTTGTTGAGACATGGCCGGGAGGGAAGTAGGAGGCGCACATCTGTCAAAGCATTACCTTTCTTCAACCAGGGATTAAGGTGTTTTACTGTGCTGGCTGCCGAGCAGTcacactgaataaattttctcAGTAGAACATAAAAATGAACTCATACATTTTGAACCAAGTTTCCTTCTTTGGAGGCAGCCTGAGTCGTGCAGCAGAGACTGCACAGGGGCCCTATGCAGCCAGGACGTTTCTTgagaccctccccacctcccataAGAGCTGCATTATTTAAATGCCAGTGGAGGGGGGGAAGCATCTGGATTGGTGGGAGACATGGCTGGGGGATGCTTCCTGTGAGAGAACAGAAAGATCCCGCCTGGGTGACTGTAGACTCTTCACGTTGCTAACTATGCTTTCAGAATGCATTTTGCACAATCCATTCCTGGTGGCATCACGGGTGAGCTTTCTGTGCTGTCCTGAAATCTTGCACTGAGGAGAGGCTGCTCCTGGGAAAGCGGTCCTGCCACATCTGAGGCTCTTGCTTTGCACTCTGACCTTTGCACATTAGCTAGCCTGCTTGAGGTTCTCAAAGCCACTTTCATTGATCCTCTTCACTCTCCGTAGAAAGAGTGTGCAAATGAGCACAAAGAAGGGTTCAGGGAGGACCTTGTCTATGTTCTGGCTATCGGTGAGCACAGACCTGGGATAGACGGCAGGGGTGTGTGTCCTCATTCCTTTCTCCACAGGGAGAGGAACAATAAGGAAGAGGAGGTCAGCATCACCATGTTctgtgtgattatgtgtgtgtgtgtgtgtgtgtgtgtgattgtgtgtgtgtgtgcttgtgtgtgtgattgtgtgtgcttttgtgtatgtgtgcacacgtgcctgCACACTAACGCATACACTAATGTTCTATGTTCATTCGATATACAAAATCTCCCTTTACCTGATAAGAAGTGCTGGAGACTTTGCAAAGAACTTGTCCTCAGCCATGACATTCACTGGGttcttctttaaaacatttatttacagCCTCGGCAATTAGTCATACTTGCCTGTTACTGTGCACTGGGCACATGTGGTGAGCTCTGATATTCTTTTGTGGCCCTGAAAGAGGGACATGATGTGTACCAAAGAGCCTGTTCATATTGCTTATCAAAAGTGGAACTTTTTTCTTTCAGAGAGCAGGAGAACACACAGAGAAGAGTCAGTGGTGTTTTGAAGAGGGCTAGGGCAAGGCTATACAATTCTAGAATCCAGTGGAATTTGGAGTCAATGTCCCTATTTTCAAGAAGGACAAGTGAGCCATCTACTCTCACAGACTCTGGCTCCCAGAGCCCAAAATGGTTCCACATGGGTACATCAGTCTCAATTCCAGAACCACCACATAGGCATCCTATGGAGAGAAACCACCACATAGGCATCCTATGGAGAGAAACCACCACATAGGCATCCTATGGAGAGAAACCTTCCTACAGCATTTCCCCCCTGTTTTTAAGGACCTGCCTTGTGTTTTGTCCAGGGACATTTAGATCACAGAGGATACAACTGGTTCTTTCCAGAACTTATCAGATaagttttttcctttctgtttctatgatcagACACCATGATCAGAAGCAACTTATAGAAGCAACAGAATTTATTTGAGCTTATGGTTCTATAGGGATGAGAGTCCATGatagtggagggagagagagagcagcaagCGGAAGGCCTGGtgtcagaagcagaaagctaagGGCTCATATCTTCAAATGCAATCAAGAAGCATAGATCAAAGTGGAagaaaccccacccccaccccgagacTTTAAGTGCAAAGCCCATCTCTAGTGCAAAGCATATGATCCTTCCAGAAGTTTGTGGTTCTCCATACCCTCCCCAAATAAGTACCACCAGCCAGGGACCACACATTCAAATGCCCGAGCCTATGATGGACATTGTCATTCAAACAACCATACGCATCGTTATGTTACTTTGGACATATATCCCTCTCAGGACAGTTCTAGGTCCTGAAGATGACTGATACAGTCTAGGGCAGGAGCTCTCAACCTGTCATGACCTATCtgaggtggttctcaacctgtcaaCCACTCTGATGGCAGAACAACCCTTTCCCAGGAGTCGCCTAGACCATctgaaaacacaggtatttacatgACTTTTCATAACAGGAGCAACATTACAGTGGGGAGGCAGCAATAAAAACAATGTTGTGATTGGGGTCAGCACAGCATAAGAAACTGCATTACAGGGTCTCACTCAGCGTTAGGTAGGTTGAgaaccagggatgcagggactgGTTGGACCACTGCACTAAGTTTAGAGTGAAAAAGAAAGTCAAAGACTCACACATAAACTAGCCAGAGAGATAAAGGATCTATGAAAGGTCAGCAAACCTGTACACAACCTCCCCCCCGGAAGATGCCACAGAAGATGGGGCTCTGGGGGCTCCAGGAGAAGAGTGGAATGAAGGAAACAGGCGGTCAATAGAATTGCCCTGAGGTGAGATGAAGAGTTCGGTCCCCACACTAGTCAATAAGGATGAGGGATACTGGGCCaccaagctttcttttttttaggtagAGGATGCAGAACCTTTTTGATGCCTGCACTTCTCTTTTCTGGTTTCAgtgacaaaaaacccaaaaatgcAGCTTGAGGAAGCaccatgtttgtttatttgggggtACAGCCCATCATGGTAGAGAAAGCACAGCTGTAGAAGGGCAAGTCAGCTGGCCACATGGTAGCCAACCTCAGGAAGGAGAGGTAGAGAAACTTGGGGCATGGGTCAGTTTCTCCATTGTACTCAGCCTGAGATCCGAACTCAGGCACACATCCAGTGAGCTCTTCCCATCGAAATCCACCTGATCTAGAAACTTCCTCACAGTCATACccagaaattaatttttagatGACTCTAGATCCTGGCATGCCGACAATCTGAGTCATTCTTCACAAACCCCCTTTTTTTGGCTAGATGAGGAAATTGATGGGGGTTTAGTAAAATTGGGCAATCACTATCTTTAAAAGTGTCCATACACAGATAACATTACACAAACCAAACAGATCATATTTAGGagcatatatgtaaatgtatatacatatgtgtaaagAAGAGGCTATGAATTTTAAGGGAAGGGTCAAGGAAGAAGCATATGGAGAAGTTTAGAGAGGAAGAAATGTAatttaattataatctcaaaaaatacatACAGAGTATTTAAgatccataaaaataaaacaaaggagaaaacatCAAGATTTAAAAGGAAATCATGTTTACTTTCAATCTATCGGCAAAGGCTTCATTTCTAAGCATTGGTGAGGGCTGGACAGGTGAGTCCCAAGGCCACTGGCCTTGCCAAAATGTTGATATCCAAATCcaatgagactgtgtctcaaaaataagatgaaCACTGATaaaggaagacacccaatgtgacctctgatctctacatgacTATACAAGGCAAAGCATATTCATGGACACaggttaaaacacacacacacacacacacacacacacacacacacacacacagagagagagagagaaatgaggggaggggaggggagggaagggaaggggaggggaggggaggggaggggaggggaggggaggggaggggaggggaggggaggggaggggaaggagcccAAAACAAGGTGACTCTAAATGAGTAGAGACCAAACAGTCAACAACTTCCATTAATTAACTTAAAGGGAGATTGACGGACACAAAagagaacaaacacacacacactcatgacagAAGACCATTCCTGAAGGAATGAAGAGAAAACACGCTGCATGCTTATTGCAGACACAAGGAGAATTTCCCATGAACTCATCTTGTTGGCGTGAGTTCTTCCTAAGGTGTAGTACTGCTTGCATGACACCTGAGGTCATGTGATTTCAAATGCTCTGCTACACTTAAGAGCTAACCTACAAGGCATAGGCAGGAGCAGAGTGAGCATGCCCAGACAAGGATTTGTGAACAGTTTTAGCCCAGGCCAGGAACATAAGTCAGAATTCCCATAGCCAAGTGGAGCCAGTTTGAACTAAGGCTGCTCTCTCTCTGGTGTCGCCTTTCTGGCCACTCATGCATTGAGCAGATGTCCTAGGCTCCCTCTAGCTATACTTTCAGATCACGTGACTGGGCCAGATGAGAGAACTATTATGAATACCTTTGGCAGTCCCAGAGTTACTTGCCTTCTAGAATCCTAGGTATTGGCCTTGGCCTGGGTTGCCATAATGTCTGAATATTGCTCATCACCATCCAGCCACGATCCATGTCTTGGACCAGCTCCTGGTAGTCTCGTATCCAATTCTATCTATTGCTGATAGCAAGCCACTTTGCAAGTCAAGCGTGATTGACTGGTTGCAAAGTCACATACGATTCAGTTCACTTTTATgagagaaatgaaaggaaagagaaaccacAAATCCTTGACAGCTAACTGCTGTGATAGATCAATATTTTCATCAGGTGATACTGAACAGCATCCTAAGTCAACACTATCCATGCCCACTCTGCAGGTTCCAAACACTGAGGCCCAGCAGGGAGGTGGTGGGCTGATCAAATGTGGGTGTGTATGGTGGGTGATCTTTACTGTCACCATGACAGAACTTAGAATAACCACAGAAACAACTATCCAAAGATATCTGAgatatatgggtgtgtgtatacgtatacctatatacctatagcatatatacatatatgcatatgacatatatacatttaacctatatacatgtatgcatatatgcatatacatatacacatataacctatatacatatatacattaatatacatatatagtaatatatacatacatatatacatatatacacacatatacatatacacaatatacatatatgcatatgtgtatatatgtgtatatatatatatacatatacatatatatatatatatatgtatgtatgtatatatatataaaaagttcATTGAGAAGGGAAGACACATTCTAAATGTTGGTGGGACCACTGCATAGTCTGGGATCTCAGCTCAGAATGAGTAAGAAGGCAGTGAATTGTGATCCATCTATCTTGTCTTTCTcactgcagatgcaatgtgaccagccacttCAGGCTCTTTCCTACatgactctctctgtctttccttaagttgctttttcttGGATGCTTTGGCCCAGCCATGAGGTGAGTAGCTACTGTATGGCCTAAGCTCCTTCCACTAGCATCTTTTCTCACTCAAGCTGGACAGTTAGATGAGCATGAGAGTTTTTGGGCCCCCTGCCTAGGTGTGAGGCTCAGTTCTCCCACTACTGTAGAGCTAAGGACTCCGGGCAATTATGTTACCCCTTTTCTGCAGAAAATTCAACACTCCACCAACCCTGTGGGGAGACCAAAGGAGATGCCCCTCTGAAGCAGCCAGCCTGTGGTCTGCACATAGAGAATGCTGCATGACACCTCACCACCATCCTTCCTTGCTGAAACCATCATCTCCTCCTTTGGGCTTCACTCACTAACAGAATGTCATATGCAcacacctctgtgtgtgcatatcttcTATCCCCACCCGAGTTTTAGAATTATGTCTTGTGTGATATTCCTTTCCTCATGAGCATTTTACAAAACTGACTTTAGACTCCAAAATAATTTCAGTGTGAGGATATTCATCTGCAGTCC
The nucleotide sequence above comes from Mus musculus strain C57BL/6J chromosome 12, GRCm38.p6 C57BL/6J. Encoded proteins:
- the Gm52008 gene encoding uncharacterized protein DDB_G0271670-like — protein: MPGDIILFPECLGGLPRTELPASSSSSSSSSSSSSSSSSSSSSSSSSSSSPPSPFSSSSSSSSFCSSSSSFSSSSTSLSFSSSSSSSSSSSIFFSSSLSSSSSSSSSSSFSSFSSSSTSLSFSSSSSSSSIFFSSSSSSSSSSSIFFSSSSSSSSPPSPFSSSSSSSSFCSSSSSFSSSSTSLSFSSSSSSSSSSSIFFSSSLSSSSSSSSSSSFSSFSSSSTSLSFSSSSSSSSIFFSSSSSSSSSSSIFFSSSSSSSSSTSLSFSSSSSSSSIFFSSSSSSSSSTSLSSSSFSSFFSSSSSSPPSHLFLPPPPPLPPPLPFLSLACLSAQQKPTLCLPSPWFRRTSLLQ